A stretch of DNA from Bactrocera neohumeralis isolate Rockhampton chromosome 6, APGP_CSIRO_Bneo_wtdbg2-racon-allhic-juicebox.fasta_v2, whole genome shotgun sequence:
AAGATTTAATGATTTCGGGGACAAGCCACGATTATGCTCCAAAATTGGCGGTGTATCTGTCGAATCGACGCTTGAACTTAAATTGCGCTCAAATGCTTTTGTTGTAGAGTCAGTATGAGTCGCCTTTTCAGTGTCAGTATGTGCAGAATTGTTACTGCAGTTGCTGGTGTTAGTATTTAAATCACTAGAATTATTGTGTTGAACAGAATATTTGGAAGGTGATGCTTCCGAATCTGAAGCAATTTCAGCAGATGTTACAGTAGCTGATGTGGATGCCGCAGTAGCGTTAATACGACTTTTCTGCAAATTTTCTCGGCACCACTGCAAATAAGATTCTCGTGCAATTTGTTCTTCTATAGCCTCATTGGTAGCTTCCCAATCAGTTGTTTTCAGTTTATCTTCAAACATTGTCTATTATCATGAAAAGgccgaaaaatttattaaatgaagaaattaaaggaattattttacatattttacctGTTCAATTTCCATTTGTTCGCTCAAGAGCACAGCTTCTTTCGTTTGAAGGTCAGGCTTATGACCAGCTAAGCCTAAACCAACACCCACAGTCGCATTATATGGATCAAGAATCGCATTATAATGCGAACCACGTTGATAGGATAGACGCAGTGGTGCATAACCCTTATTCAATTGCTccgaattgaaaatatttatgggaGCTaagtcaatttaaatattttattaaattaaatcaaaattattcaatatataCGTACTAGGCTTGTATGAATATACTTCAACTGGACGATTATATATTTCCGACATAGCTTGTATTTCTATATGATTACCATGAGAATCCTTTCGCCGTTTTCGTTTAATGTAACTATTTATATCTTCAGTGACAAAGTGTGAAAAATATTCTCGATTTTTGTACtaaaagtgaaaagaaaattgCTATGACTTGCTTGAAATATGACTCAATTACAGCTTACAATGTAATCCATCGTATGCTGGCGGACTACGTCGTGCATTTCCTCATCACCATAAATTTGTAAGGAGATAGATCGAAATAAACAAGCACCATCTTCCTCAACTGATCGTAGCTCGTACCCACGTCCAGCCATACATTTTGCAAACTGTTCATCGCGTTCCTGCCACTCATCGGCAGTAATAGCATCTTCTTTAGGCCTCAAGTGCTCGTCACCACTATTATATCCAGAATATGTTTCTTCGACTGCTTTCAGCAAGTTAGCCGCCGCTTGTGTAGTCGATGTTGATAATTTGGGACTTTGACAACTACGTACCACTGATCCAGAACCCAATTGATCAGCTGAACTTTCGACCGTTTCAGCTGTCTGCGGTGTACTGGCACTAGTACCCATTCCATTTTTTCCCACAGGAGTGCTAACACTATTGTTAACAGCAACTGTACTTGAAGATACATTACTATGAACATGCGGGCTGCTACATTTGTTGGAGCCTGTGTTATTTGAAACGCTTACTGTGGAAAGTTTTTCTCTTTCTACGCGTTCCCGTTTATGTAGGTGGTCATGGTGATCTCGACGCTTGGAACGTGAgctattataaaaacaaatcgcATAACTGAAAAATAACTAATTTGCGTATTATTTTTAACTACCTTTTATGAGGGCTCCGGCGATGACGGGTTATGTCGTCGAAAACTTCAACTCTCCGCTGAGGGCTCTGAATTcatgaagaataaataaaaatgtaataaattattatgagttgttttttgtcacaatatattaaaaagcatatgtaaaagaaaatgtaataaatagtatttaaaaaattaattatgttattTTCTTACCTGCCCAGCCCGACATTGAGCATGTGTATTAGCACTTCGAGTACTGTTTTGATTGTGACTATTAATTGGTTCAACCGCATTATGGCCAAGTCCATGAGTATGAGTTCCATGTGGATGTGGAGTATGCGAATGGCTATGGCTATGAGTTTCTTTCTTTTCATCTGAAGCCGATCGTTTCTGCGTTGGTGAAATTATAGGCTTTATAGTCATTGtagctttttattttgttaataactAATTAAAAGTGTGCAAGTTTAAGAAGTTTCCAGTATATTTGTCTATTTATAGTAGTCTTTCCATGAGTATATTTCACAGTAATAACTACGTAAcactattgttgttgcagttgttattTTAGCGAATAATGCACTTTGGTATTTCcgttttttatagttttaatttgCAATTGTTCCTTTTTTACGCTCTTAAAATTAGCGTCATAATAATTGTCAAAAtgatgtatatactcgtattacgTTATTGCAATATTAACACTTCTTTCTTGGTTTACTATGGACAACACTCGTTTGGTTAAATCCTCATTTTATTCACAGGTGATCGAAATTACGCCTTTGTTCACTAAaccatatgcatgtacatatagcACTTGAGATTGGGCTGAAAAACTctagctttttttaaattgtatgcaATATTAAAGGAGGAACTAGAATTTTTAATGGATTGATTTGCTAATAATTTTTGCTCGTTTTAACACGATTTTAGAAGTCTAGTGgcatagaaaattttttcaatatatttcttttacttaGTTTTCTACTTTCTGTGTGTTATTCTTCTGTTTTGCCTTCGTATTTCCACGCAGCTGTGTTTATACTTTATTAGGCTTGCCACTGTAAcgcattttgattaaaaaaaattattggcagCACTGTAAGTGTTATTAATATATTGCAAAttgaaatcaattaaatattGTACATAGTAATAGTATAATGTAGTTAATGCCATTTCCCAAGAGCTAGGGCTAAAAATTATCGGAAACTATACAATTTAGAGGAAAATAACCATATTATATCAATACAGTGAGACTCTTCCGATCTTATTTTCACTACTTACCACAAATGTTTTGTTAGTATTCGTTtgttttctctttaatttttgcttttctaaCTTAACTTGTTTATCTAATTTTATCAGTATtgccttataaaatatatgtacaattttttttattaaaatatttgttttctttatttacttcaaaaatgttatatgattagttaaaataatttcatacattGCACATATATAAggaattattatatgtatactctTTGTGAAAATCATAGTAAATTtgttacttttaaatttatatttcgaatatatacatatcatcagattttattgcattttgttttgctttcttttttcattatatgtacatacatacaaaaatacatttcttaTATTGCATTctcttacatttattttttatacttatttcatataatattagtagaaattattattatatttgtgttattattaatcgttaattttaaatttcacataaaatcgttattttgtgttatttacatTGAAGTTATGTGTTGAATAagtacatattaaatattttcacatgaGGCGAATTGGTAAATACAGCTATTGTATGCGACATAGCGATTTTTTCTTCAGTCCTTGCCAATGTTCtacacaataaatttaattattttattctcataAGGTTTTACTTATTTGTTCGGCGGCGTATGATGTTCATTATTATTTGCATAAGTCATTTTGTCccaaaatgttataaaaagaatatacagatgaaatttccaaacaataataataacatgaAGCATAGAGTAATATATTTCATGAGTTTCGCAAGTGCATTATTAGGTCAAAAATACACACAAGTTCTTTCAATAGACGTGTTTATAACAATACGATTactaaaaaaactcaaaaagatAATTTAGAGCAAACCCCAGCAAAGCTGCaggttataattttaaaattttgtttttcttaatttagtctCCAGCAGTTCCTAATAATCAATATTGAATTTCAACTGACTTTACAAAAATCATTGCCGCCATTGGGCTAATTAagcatttgttgctgttgttgttgtgttaccACAACatgttgcatttgttgtgtATGCATCTGTTGCTGgagctgttgttgctgctgttgttgttgttgttgttgctgattacttgaatgctgttgttgtgctgAACTTGAGGACTGGGGTTGTACCTCAGTAATTGTTGCCACAGTGATTGGTTGTAGCATACTCGTTCCATGTTCGCTTTCATTCTGCATGCTAAGCTCAGCTTTTACACGGCGTGCAATATGCGAACGTGTGTGTTTTCTCAGATGATCTTTGCGGTAGAAACCTTTACCACATTCGTGACATAAGTGACGTTTTTCTCCCGAATGTATCACAAAGTGCAAACTCAATTGTTCTTTCCGTTTAAATGCCTTTAAACAGACTGTGCATATATAAGGTCTTTCTGGATTATGAGACTGTTTATGACGCGTCAGATGATCTTTGCGCTTCAAGGCCGCCTGACAAATATCGCAGATATAGCGTCTCTCAAGATTGTGTCCTACCAAATGTATTTCGAGCAAGTCCGGCTCGGGATATGCAACCTGGCATTCGGGGCACAAATATAAAGGGCTTCCATCCAGAGCTGTTGTAAGCCGAATTTCGCCAGGTCTCAATTTTGGCTTCCGATCCTTAGGacgtttttttcgtttcttctttttcgatGTATTAGTTGCACTAATAGCTGAGGTTGGGGCCATTGCAGCAGCGTCGCTAGTCGACGGATCTGCTTGTAGGTGTACTGTTGTTGCTCcttggtgctgttgttgttgctgtatttgcGCCTCCGTTTGTTGTTGAGGTATTGTAATGGTTGTTGTACCGCCAATGGTATTGATGCCAATAGGTGCTCCCGTTTGTACCTGTAAAACATGTTAGGCCAAGAACATTCCTCTTTTATCAATAACTGTTCCActaaaaatatggcaaatatatttcatataaatatataagcaaaGATTTGTATCTTATACTTACTACACCCTGATTTTCTTTCTTTATCGTTTCGGCTGAATACTTGAGGAAATGATGTAGCGACAATGGTAGTGTGTTTGCTGGAAGATGGGAGAGGTAATCAGCTACTGTGGTACCTGGTGTTAGCGATTGCCATGAGGTATTTTGTAGAACTACAGAAACATTAGTGAGGGGAAGAAATGTTAATCACAACCAATACTTCAGTCTATAATACGAAATTACGAATTGTTAATATGTCGGTTTAAATTTTGCTGACAAGTATTTTATGGTTCAAGCTTTATCCCTCTTTTCCGTTTAAGAACAAATttctattaaacaaaaaattatattaaaatgataACTACCAAGGTCTAAAAGTGACAGTGGGCGTTGAAAAGTTTTCCCGATAGAGCGTATTTTAGTTAATTCATCATTCTTGTTGAAAAGTACTTCAGCAACCAATTATTTCAGTTCTGTCCCAATTTTAACTCACCAAGCTTTGTATCCACaccttgttgttgtaaaatggCGTTGCACAAGTCCTGTGTTAACTCTTGTGGTCCagacacttgttgttgttgaacaTGCAGCTGATGTTGCTGCGTAGCATTTGTGACTGATACACCTGCCGCTGCCGCTGTCGTTGACGACGAAGCGGTAATCGTATTTTGTGGATACGCAATAGCTGCTGTAATCAAATGTTTATCATCCGCCTGTTGGGTAGTGTACGTTCGTATGTTACCATATTGTGGCTGTTGCTGTGCGCCGCTGGTGCCTGCTGTTTCTATAGTCACCAAATGTCCGTTGTATTTATCCCCTTGCAGCTCATCGCCCGATGTGCGGAACTTTGTATGTATGGCGGTGACGGTTGTTCCAGCAGCGATCGGTAGTGCTGGTTGGTTAAAGTGTGTCATACTTACGTTGGCAGacgattgttgctgttgctgttgtggctgctgctgctgtgtttGGTAGCGGGCGCTGGTGGAGGCAGTTTCCTCCTGCTGGGTTGCTCCTTGCGACGTTACAGTGGCGACCGCTGCCGCTGAGGTTACAGTCGAAACTTGTGGTGCTGCAGTTGTCGTGAACTGCGGCAACCCAGGAATAGTGGTTGTACCGGGGAAAGTATTACCAAATGGTGAAAAGTTCATTGCGATCCGAAAATAacgttatttttgaataattctgTAAAGGATTCACTTCTTTCCCGTATAGTGAGAGTTCTACTCCAAATAGTCAATTTAGGGAATACTAAGCGCTTTGATTCCAATGGATGTGGTGTCTGGAAAAATGATGGCGTTCAATTGAAAGCATTACTGAATAACAACTTGTTTCTATATAATTTCAAATGTACAGTaagtgtacatatatgcactatGTTAAAATCTTTTTCGCACCTGTTATACAAATTTGGAATTTCTACtattaaaacatataaacatgATAACATGAACAAAAACTAAATGTGTTGAAAATGTGGGTATTGCCATAAGATGCTCAAAGAAGTctcataaaaaatactttataactTGTGGACCATGCATAAACCAAATcaatcaaaaatacaatttaacgTCACAGcaataaatacatgcatacaaatagcCCAGAAACCATTAGAGGAGATTTCCTAAAACTGTTGAGAGCGCAATAGGGCTGAAGCGCAATTTACTATGCGCATGACATAACCAAAACGGTTTCAGAATTTAGCATCAATGCGGTGAGAGGTAGTCAGGTATAGGATAGCGATGAGTGTCGGAATGTGTTGCAAgcaaaaatcatttaatttaaccGCATACTCTTACTTCTAAGTGCACTAAATGAAAACAGATGATGACATGGACGAGATATTCTCATtcatactttaaaaatattgtttactaAAATAGCtaatgcaaatatacatataaacaaagtgTAAATGATTAAATAAAGTCACTAAAGGTTGCGGTAAGCGTTGACTTCAAGAGGTAAACATCTtgctatatacttgtatggcATGCAtgtgcaacatacatatgtaccatacatATATCCGTAGATGACTTATTGTTATTTGTATGTTCAGATATTTATCTTATGAACGCACTTCACATGGTATTTTGTGCATTGATGACAAAGAAATTTGAGCGATATATCGATTTTccaaaagaaaaaacgataaaGTTCTTTGGTTGTTGTAAGCAAGACTATTAGAAACTATTTTACTGTTACTACGCCAATCAACTAACCTTAAACAACACCAAAGCTCTAAGTGCATCGAATACCGCACACAAAGATCTGCACGGTGACTGGTCGAGCACAGCGTCAATGTAATAACAATCCTGCATAATGTGCGGCGTACGGTGCGTGGAATTGGAGTGGTTGCGAGAACTTCCTATGTACTTTTTTAAACATCAATTCGGCTCAATAGTTCTGTTATTATCATGTTTTTCATTCTCGGATAGcttctttatttttgtatatgtatttatttgcacgatttttttcatttgttatggtttaataatttcagtttaCACAGCTTTGTGCGCATTT
This window harbors:
- the LOC126761588 gene encoding uncharacterized protein LOC126761588 isoform X1, producing MTIKPIISPTQKRSASDEKKETHSHSHSHTPHPHGTHTHGLGHNAVEPINSHNQNSTRSANTHAQCRAGQSPQRRVEVFDDITRHRRSPHKSSRSKRRDHHDHLHKRERVEREKLSTVSVSNNTGSNKCSSPHVHSNVSSSTVAVNNSVSTPVGKNGMGTSASTPQTAETVESSADQLGSGSVVRSCQSPKLSTSTTQAAANLLKAVEETYSGYNSGDEHLRPKEDAITADEWQERDEQFAKCMAGRGYELRSVEEDGACLFRSISLQIYGDEEMHDVVRQHTMDYIYKNREYFSHFVTEDINSYIKRKRRKDSHGNHIEIQAMSEIYNRPVEVYSYKPTPINIFNSEQLNKGYAPLRLSYQRGSHYNAILDPYNATVGVGLGLAGHKPDLQTKEAVLLSEQMEIEQTMFEDKLKTTDWEATNEAIEEQIARESYLQWCRENLQKSRINATAASTSATVTSAEIASDSEASPSKYSVQHNNSSDLNTNTSNCSNNSAHTDTEKATHTDSTTKAFERNLSSSVDSTDTPPILEHNRGLSPKSLNLIAHSVNKNITSPHSVGDWELDSDDTDISSTSSIGMGSAGNSTGSMKVLKKRSANLRTGAKKRRREPVVVAKGKGVAASTRGIGKSPKYESEGDPPKMPIKSRSHTPEGEQQPCTSKQSCTTTPEKDFLNARDNLLDMLSASTSKCTLPLSKTSTESSNQSVDNQESSNFYQELLEASYAADAGFGQLSESEMLQRAIQLSTQEYIDDQKRKYLFGP
- the LOC126761588 gene encoding uncharacterized protein LOC126761588 isoform X2, with the protein product MTIKPIISPTQKRSASDEKKETHSHSHSHTPHPHGTHTHGLGHNAVEPINSHNQNSTRSANTHAQCRAGQSPQRRVEVFDDITRHRRSPHKSSRSKRRDHHDHLHKRERVEREKLSTVSVSNNTGSNKCSSPHVHSNVSSSTVAVNNSVSTPVGKNGMGTSASTPQTAETVESSADQLGSGSVVRSCQSPKLSTSTTQAAANLLKAVEETYSGYNSGDEHLRPKEDAITADEWQERDEQFAKCMAGRGYELRSVEEDGACLFRSISLQIYGDEEMHDVVRQHTMDYIYKNREYFSHFVTEDINSYIKRKRRKDSHGNHIEIQAMSEIYNRPVEVYSYKPTPINIFNSEQLNKGYAPLRLSYQRGSHYNAILDPYNATVGVGLGLAGHKPDLQTKEAVLLSEQMEIEQTMFEDKLKTTDWEATNEAIEEQIARESYLQWCRENLQKSRINATAASTSATVTSAEIASDSEASPSKYSVQHNNSSDLNTNTSNCSNNSAHTDTEKATHTDSTTKAFERNLSSSVDSTDTPPILEHNRGLSPKSLNLIAHSVNKNITSPHSVGDWELDSDDTDISSTSSIGMGSAGNSTGSMKVLKKRSANLRTGAKKRRREPVVVAKGKGVAASTRGIGKSPKYESEGDPPKMPIKSRSHTPEGEQQPCTSKQSCTTTPEKDFLNARDNLLDMLSASTSKCTLPLSKTSTESSNQSVDNQESSNFYQELLEASYAADGFGQLSESEMLQRAIQLSTQEYIDDQKRKYLFGP
- the LOC126762769 gene encoding fez family zinc finger protein erm isoform X4, coding for MNFSPFGNTFPGTTTIPGLPQFTTTAAPQVSTVTSAAAVATVTSQGATQQEETASTSARYQTQQQQPQQQQQQSSANVSMTHFNQPALPIAAGTTVTAIHTKFRTSGDELQGDKYNGHLVTIETAGTSGAQQQPQYAAIAYPQNTITASSSTTAAAAGVSVTNATQQHQLHVQQQQVSGPQELTQDLCNAILQQQGVDTKLVLQNTSWQSLTPGTTVADYLSHLPANTLPLSLHHFLKYSAETIKKENQGVVLQVQTGAPIGINTIGGTTTITIPQQQTEAQIQQQQQHQGATTVHLQADPSTSDAAAMAPTSAISATNTSKKKKRKKRPKDRKPKLRPGEIRLTTALDGSPLYLCPECQVAYPEPDLLEIHLVGHNLERRYICDICQAALKRKDHLTRHKQSHNPERPYICTVCLKAFKRKEQLSLHFVIHSGEKRHLCHECGKGFYRKDHLRKHTRSHIARRVKAELSMQNESEHGTSMLQPITVATITEVQPQSSSSAQQQHSSNQQQQQQQQQQQQLQQQMHTQQMQHVVVTQQQQQQMLN
- the LOC126762769 gene encoding zinc finger protein 184 isoform X7, which gives rise to MNFSPFGNTFPGTTTIPGLPQFTTTAAPQVSTVTSAAAVATVTSQGATQQEETASTSARYQTQQQQPQQQQQQSSANVSMTHFNQPALPIAAGTTVTAIHTKFRTSGDELQGDKYNGHLVTIETAGTSGAQQQPQYGNIRTYTTQQADDKHLITAAIAYPQNTITASSSTTAAAAGVSVTNATQQHQLHVQQQQVSGPQELTQDLCNAILQQQGVDTKLANTLPLSLHHFLKYSAETIKKENQGVVLQVQTGAPIGINTIGGTTTITIPQQQTEAQIQQQQQHQGATTVHLQADPSTSDAAAMAPTSAISATNTSKKKKRKKRPKDRKPKLRPGEIRLTTALDGSPLYLCPECQVAYPEPDLLEIHLVGHNLERRYICDICQAALKRKDHLTRHKQSHNPERPYICTVCLKAFKRKEQLSLHFVIHSGEKRHLCHECGKGFYRKDHLRKHTRSHIARRVKAELSMQNESEHGTSMLQPITVATITEVQPQSSSSAQQQHSSNQQQQQQQQQQQQLQQQMHTQQMQHVVVTQQQQQQMLN
- the LOC126762769 gene encoding fez family zinc finger protein erm isoform X6, whose amino-acid sequence is MNFSPFGNTFPGTTTIPGLPQFTTTAAPQVSTVTSAAAVATVTSQGATQQEETASTSARYQTQQQQPQQQQQQSSANVSMTHFNQPALPIAAGTTVTAIHTKFRTSGDELQGDKYNGHLVTIETAGTSGAQQQPQYAAIAYPQNTITASSSTTAAAAGVSVTNATQQHQLHVQQQQVSGPQELTQDLCNAILQQQVLQNTSWQSLTPGTTVADYLSHLPANTLPLSLHHFLKYSAETIKKENQGVVLQVQTGAPIGINTIGGTTTITIPQQQTEAQIQQQQQHQGATTVHLQADPSTSDAAAMAPTSAISATNTSKKKKRKKRPKDRKPKLRPGEIRLTTALDGSPLYLCPECQVAYPEPDLLEIHLVGHNLERRYICDICQAALKRKDHLTRHKQSHNPERPYICTVCLKAFKRKEQLSLHFVIHSGEKRHLCHECGKGFYRKDHLRKHTRSHIARRVKAELSMQNESEHGTSMLQPITVATITEVQPQSSSSAQQQHSSNQQQQQQQQQQQQLQQQMHTQQMQHVVVTQQQQQQMLN
- the LOC126762769 gene encoding zinc finger and BTB domain-containing protein 49 isoform X1, giving the protein MNFSPFGNTFPGTTTIPGLPQFTTTAAPQVSTVTSAAAVATVTSQGATQQEETASTSARYQTQQQQPQQQQQQSSANVSMTHFNQPALPIAAGTTVTAIHTKFRTSGDELQGDKYNGHLVTIETAGTSGAQQQPQYGNIRTYTTQQADDKHLITAAIAYPQNTITASSSTTAAAAGVSVTNATQQHQLHVQQQQVSGPQELTQDLCNAILQQQGVDTKLVLQNTSWQSLTPGTTVADYLSHLPANTLPLSLHHFLKYSAETIKKENQGVVLQVQTGAPIGINTIGGTTTITIPQQQTEAQIQQQQQHQGATTVHLQADPSTSDAAAMAPTSAISATNTSKKKKRKKRPKDRKPKLRPGEIRLTTALDGSPLYLCPECQVAYPEPDLLEIHLVGHNLERRYICDICQAALKRKDHLTRHKQSHNPERPYICTVCLKAFKRKEQLSLHFVIHSGEKRHLCHECGKGFYRKDHLRKHTRSHIARRVKAELSMQNESEHGTSMLQPITVATITEVQPQSSSSAQQQHSSNQQQQQQQQQQQQLQQQMHTQQMQHVVVTQQQQQQMLN
- the LOC126762769 gene encoding fez family zinc finger protein erm isoform X3; protein product: MNFSPFGNTFPGTTTIPGLPQFTTTAAPQVSTVTSAAAVATVTSQGATQQEETASTSARYQTQQQQPQQQQQQSSANVSMTHFNQPALPIAAGTTVTAIHTKFRTSGDELQGDKYNGHLVTIETAGTSGAQQQPQYGNIRTYTTQQADDKHLITAAIAYPQNTITASSSTTAAAAGVSVTNATQQHQLHVQQQQVSGPQELTQDLCNAILQQQVLQNTSWQSLTPGTTVADYLSHLPANTLPLSLHHFLKYSAETIKKENQGVVLQVQTGAPIGINTIGGTTTITIPQQQTEAQIQQQQQHQGATTVHLQADPSTSDAAAMAPTSAISATNTSKKKKRKKRPKDRKPKLRPGEIRLTTALDGSPLYLCPECQVAYPEPDLLEIHLVGHNLERRYICDICQAALKRKDHLTRHKQSHNPERPYICTVCLKAFKRKEQLSLHFVIHSGEKRHLCHECGKGFYRKDHLRKHTRSHIARRVKAELSMQNESEHGTSMLQPITVATITEVQPQSSSSAQQQHSSNQQQQQQQQQQQQLQQQMHTQQMQHVVVTQQQQQQMLN
- the LOC126762769 gene encoding fez family zinc finger protein erm isoform X5 is translated as MNFSPFGNTFPGTTTIPGLPQFTTTAAPQVSTVTSAAAVATVTSQGATQQEETASTSARYQTQQQQPQQQQQQSSANVSMTHFNQPALPIAAGTTVTAIHTKFRTSGDELQGDKYNGHLVTIETAGTSGAQQQPQYAIAYPQNTITASSSTTAAAAGVSVTNATQQHQLHVQQQQVSGPQELTQDLCNAILQQQGVDTKLVLQNTSWQSLTPGTTVADYLSHLPANTLPLSLHHFLKYSAETIKKENQGVVLQVQTGAPIGINTIGGTTTITIPQQQTEAQIQQQQQHQGATTVHLQADPSTSDAAAMAPTSAISATNTSKKKKRKKRPKDRKPKLRPGEIRLTTALDGSPLYLCPECQVAYPEPDLLEIHLVGHNLERRYICDICQAALKRKDHLTRHKQSHNPERPYICTVCLKAFKRKEQLSLHFVIHSGEKRHLCHECGKGFYRKDHLRKHTRSHIARRVKAELSMQNESEHGTSMLQPITVATITEVQPQSSSSAQQQHSSNQQQQQQQQQQQQLQQQMHTQQMQHVVVTQQQQQQMLN
- the LOC126762769 gene encoding zinc finger protein 184 isoform X8 — encoded protein: MNFSPFGNTFPGTTTIPGLPQFTTTAAPQVSTVTSAAAVATVTSQGATQQEETASTSARYQTQQQQPQQQQQQSSANVSMTHFNQPALPIAAGTTVTAIHTKFRTSGDELQGDKYNGHLVTIETAGTSGAQQQPQYGNIRTYTTQQADDKHLITAAIAYPQNTITASSSTTAAAAGVSVTNATQQHQLHVQQQQVSGPQELTQDLCNAILQQQGVDTKLANTLPLSLHHFLKYSAETIKKENQGVVQTGAPIGINTIGGTTTITIPQQQTEAQIQQQQQHQGATTVHLQADPSTSDAAAMAPTSAISATNTSKKKKRKKRPKDRKPKLRPGEIRLTTALDGSPLYLCPECQVAYPEPDLLEIHLVGHNLERRYICDICQAALKRKDHLTRHKQSHNPERPYICTVCLKAFKRKEQLSLHFVIHSGEKRHLCHECGKGFYRKDHLRKHTRSHIARRVKAELSMQNESEHGTSMLQPITVATITEVQPQSSSSAQQQHSSNQQQQQQQQQQQQLQQQMHTQQMQHVVVTQQQQQQMLN
- the LOC126762769 gene encoding zinc finger and BTB domain-containing protein 49 isoform X2; its protein translation is MNFSPFGNTFPGTTTIPGLPQFTTTAAPQVSTVTSAAAVATVTSQGATQQEETASTSARYQTQQQQPQQQQQQSSANVSMTHFNQPALPIAAGTTVTAIHTKFRTSGDELQGDKYNGHLVTIETAGTSGAQQQPQYGNIRTYTTQQADDKHLITAAIAYPQNTITASSSTTAAAAGVSVTNATQQHQLHVQQQQVSGPQELTQDLCNAILQQQGVDTKLVLQNTSWQSLTPGTTVADYLSHLPANTLPLSLHHFLKYSAETIKKENQGVVQTGAPIGINTIGGTTTITIPQQQTEAQIQQQQQHQGATTVHLQADPSTSDAAAMAPTSAISATNTSKKKKRKKRPKDRKPKLRPGEIRLTTALDGSPLYLCPECQVAYPEPDLLEIHLVGHNLERRYICDICQAALKRKDHLTRHKQSHNPERPYICTVCLKAFKRKEQLSLHFVIHSGEKRHLCHECGKGFYRKDHLRKHTRSHIARRVKAELSMQNESEHGTSMLQPITVATITEVQPQSSSSAQQQHSSNQQQQQQQQQQQQLQQQMHTQQMQHVVVTQQQQQQMLN